The Seriola aureovittata isolate HTS-2021-v1 ecotype China chromosome 2, ASM2101889v1, whole genome shotgun sequence genome has a segment encoding these proteins:
- the cish gene encoding cytokine-inducible SH2-containing protein isoform X1 translates to MILCVPGPPALLPGALSTEAPRGMRAGTVPPTPCLQTTPPIWDPAKDLKAIATNFCYLENSGWYWGAITAAQAHAALQEASEGAFLVRDSSHPMYMLTLSVRTARGPTSIRIQYSGAQFLLDSSSPARPSLSSFPSVPCLVQHYMGPERKAEEGKVEVESPSKPSQQTIQEPSVVLKLKRAVYKPQGLPSLQHLTRLVINRHSDCPDQLPLPRPLLRYIQDYPFKV, encoded by the exons ATGATTCTTTGTGTACCAGG TCCACCAGCTCTTCTGCCCGGTGCTCTGTCCACTGAAGCCCCACGGGGCATGCGGGCGGGAACTGTACCTCCAACCCCTTGCCTTCAAACCACCCCTCCAATATGGGACCCCGCAAAAGACCTGAAGGCGATTGCCACCAACTTCTGCTATCTAGAAAATTCAG GATGGTACTGGGGAGCTATAACTGCAGCTCAGGCCCACGCTGCACTTCAAGAGGCATCTGAAGGAGCCTTTCTGGTACGGGACAGCAGCCATCCCATGTACATGCTGACCCTCTCGGTGAGGACTGCCCGTGGTCCCACCAGTATACGGATCCAGTACAGCGGCGCCCAGTTTTTGCTCGACTCCAGCTCCCCGGCCCGGCCCAGCCTGTCATCCTTCCCCAGTGTGCCCTGCCTGGTGCAGCACTACATGGGACCAGAGAGGAAAGCCGAGGAGGggaaggtggaggtggagtCTCCTTCAAAGCCCTCTCAGCAGACAATTCAGGAGCCGTCTGTGGTATTAAAACTGAAGCGGGCTGTGTACAAGCCCCAGGGCCTCCCCTCCTTACAGCACCTCACACGCCTCGTCATCAACAGACACTCAGACTGCCCAGACCAGCTACCACTCCCGAGGCCTCTGCTGCGTTACATACAGGACTATCCCTTCAAGGTATGA
- the cish gene encoding cytokine-inducible SH2-containing protein isoform X2 — protein sequence MRAGTVPPTPCLQTTPPIWDPAKDLKAIATNFCYLENSGWYWGAITAAQAHAALQEASEGAFLVRDSSHPMYMLTLSVRTARGPTSIRIQYSGAQFLLDSSSPARPSLSSFPSVPCLVQHYMGPERKAEEGKVEVESPSKPSQQTIQEPSVVLKLKRAVYKPQGLPSLQHLTRLVINRHSDCPDQLPLPRPLLRYIQDYPFKV from the exons ATGCGGGCGGGAACTGTACCTCCAACCCCTTGCCTTCAAACCACCCCTCCAATATGGGACCCCGCAAAAGACCTGAAGGCGATTGCCACCAACTTCTGCTATCTAGAAAATTCAG GATGGTACTGGGGAGCTATAACTGCAGCTCAGGCCCACGCTGCACTTCAAGAGGCATCTGAAGGAGCCTTTCTGGTACGGGACAGCAGCCATCCCATGTACATGCTGACCCTCTCGGTGAGGACTGCCCGTGGTCCCACCAGTATACGGATCCAGTACAGCGGCGCCCAGTTTTTGCTCGACTCCAGCTCCCCGGCCCGGCCCAGCCTGTCATCCTTCCCCAGTGTGCCCTGCCTGGTGCAGCACTACATGGGACCAGAGAGGAAAGCCGAGGAGGggaaggtggaggtggagtCTCCTTCAAAGCCCTCTCAGCAGACAATTCAGGAGCCGTCTGTGGTATTAAAACTGAAGCGGGCTGTGTACAAGCCCCAGGGCCTCCCCTCCTTACAGCACCTCACACGCCTCGTCATCAACAGACACTCAGACTGCCCAGACCAGCTACCACTCCCGAGGCCTCTGCTGCGTTACATACAGGACTATCCCTTCAAGGTATGA
- the LOC130180857 gene encoding twinfilin-2, which yields MFLALVVTPELREFLARARGGAVRLIKVRIQDEQLVLGAYREPEKSWDQDYDHFLLPLLDEQEPCYVLYRLDSQNAQGYEWIFISWSPDQSPVKQKMLYAATRATVKKEFGGGHVKYEMFGTAEEDVCLLGYQRHVSSCSGPAPLTLAEQELQRIKITEGRVKQVKTEISVECKHQTLQGLAFPLQETAKRALQQLAQKCINYIQLRLDVEKEIIELVHSNPTETRDLPCRVPKDTPRYHFFLYKHSHEGDYLESVVFIYSMPGYSCSIKERMLYSSCKSRLLEEVEKDYHLEIAKKLEIDNGDELTEEFLYDEVHPKQHAHKQAFAKPRGPAGKRGHKRLIKGTGETVQPS from the exons ATGTTTCTCGCACTAGTGGTGACGCCAGAGCTGAGGGAGTTCCTGGCCAGAGCAAGAGGTGGAGCAGTGCGCCTCATCAAGGTGCGCATCCAAGACG AGCAGCTGGTGCTAGGGGCCTACAGAGAGCCGGAGAAGAGCTGGGACCAGGATTATGAtcacttcctgcttcctctcctggACGAGCAGGAGCCCTGCTACGTCCTGTACCGCCTTGACTCACAGAATGCACAGGGCTATGAATGGATCTTCATATCATGGTCTCCTGACCAGTCTCCA GTGAAACAAAAGATGTTGTACGCTGCCACCCGTGCCACAGTGAAGAAAGAGTTTGGTGGTGGCCATGTGAAGTATGAGATGTTTGGCACAGCTGAG GAGGACGTCTGCTTGCTGGGCTACCAGCGTCATGTGTCATCCTGCTCAGGTCCTGCCCCGCTCACATTAGCTGAGCAggagctccagaggatcaaaATCACAGAG GGCCGGGTTAAACAG GTGAAGACAGAGATCAGTGTGGAGTGTAAGCATCAGACACTTCAGGGCCTTGCTTTCCCTCTGCAGGAGACAGCCAAAAGAGCCCTTCAGCAACTTGCCCAAAAATGCATCAACTACATACAACTG AGGTTGGATGTAGAGAAGGAGATAATCGAGCTGGTCCACTCCAACCCGACAGAAACCCGAGATTTGCCCTGCAGAGTTCCCAAAGACACTCCCAGATACCACTTCTTCCTTTACAAACACTCCCACGAAGGAGACTACCTGGAATCTGTCG TGTTCATATACTCCATGCCAGGGTACAGCTGTAGCATCAAAGAACGAATGCTATATTCCAGCTGCAAGAGTCGACTActggaggaagtggagaaaGATTACCATTTGGAAATTGCTAAAAAG TTGGAGATTGACAATGGAGATGAACTGACAGAGGAATTTCTGTATGACGAGGTCCATCCCAAGCAGCACGCCCACAAACAGGCCTTCGCTAAGCCCCGTGGCCCAGCAGGAAAAAGGGGACACAAGCGCCTCATTAAGGGGACAGGAGAGACCGTCCAGCCCAGCTAG
- the wdr82 gene encoding WD repeat-containing protein 82, producing MKLTDNVLRSFRVAKVFRENSDKINCFDFSSNGETIISSSDDDSLVLYDCQEGKPKRTLYSKKYGVDLIRYTHAANTVVYSSNKIDDTIRYLSLHDNKYIRYFPGHNKRVTSLSMSPVDDTFISGSLDKTIRLWDLRSPNCQGLMHLQGKPVCSFDPEGLIFAAGINSEMVKLYDLRSFDKGPFATFKLQYDRTCEWTGLKFSNDGKLILLSTNGGALRILDAFKGAVLHSFGGYNNSKGVTLEASFTPDSQFVMIGSEDGKIHVWNAESGMKVALLDGKHTGPITCLQFNPKFMTFASACSNMAFWLPTIDD from the exons ATGAAGCTCACGGACAATGTGCTGCGGAGCTTCAGGGTTGCTAAGGTGTTCCGAGAAAACTCAGACAAAATTAACTGCTTCGACTTCAGTTCAAACGGAGAAACAATTATTTCCAGCAGCGATGACGATTCTTTGGTCTTGTACGACTGTCAAGAGGGAAA ACCCAAGAGGACCCTCTACAGTAAAAAGTATGGAGTGGATCTGATCAGatacacacatgctgcaaacaCTGTGGTCTACAGTTCCAACAAAATCGATG ATACTATCCGGTACCTGTCCCTTCATGACAACAAATACATCCGCTATTTTCCAGGGCATAACAAAAG AGTGACATCTCTCTCCATGTCTCCTGTGGACGACACATTTATTTCTGGCTCATTAGACAAAACTATCCGACTATGGGATCTCCGGTCACCTAACTGCCAG GGTCTGATGCACCTGCAGGGGAAGCCAGTGTGCTCCTTTGATCCAGAGGGTCTCATTTTTGCCGCTGGAATAAATTCAGAGATGGTTAAACTTTATGACCTGCGGTCATTTGACAAG GGTCCCTTTGCAACCTTCAAGCTCCAGTATGATCGGACATGCGAGTGGACAGGGCTGAAGTTTAGCAACGATGGAAAACTAATCCTTCTTTCTACTAATGGCGGGGCTCTTCGCATCTTAGATGCTTTTAAGGGTGCTGTGCTACATTCCTTTGGG GGCTACAACAACAGTAAAGGTGTAACACTGGAGGCATCATTCACTCCTGACTCTCAGTTCGTTATGATCG GCTCGGAGGACGGAAAGATCCACGTGTGGAATGCAGAGAGCGGTATGAAGGTGGCTTTATTAGATGGGAAGCACACAGGACCAATTACCTGCCTGCAGTTCAACCCCAAGTTCATGACATTTGCAAGTGCCTGCTCCAACATG GCATTCTGGCTGCCAACCATTGATGActga
- the glyctk gene encoding glycerate kinase: MARVLSLFRPQPFLALVGRRKPTLCKMSMDSRARKVFVAAVEAVQPDTVVRQSIERKEDSVIINGQKFTLKHNLHLVGFGKAVLGMAAEAERIVGDHLVNGVISVPHGIQQTLKQHGKDHLLLKENSHIKVMEGAKHNLPDSDAQKAAEGIKQLASELTEKDLLLVLISGGGSALLPAPIPPISLQEKLDVTRKLAAAGATIQELNTVRRALSFLKGGGLAHYAHPAQVVALILSDVIGDPLDLIASGPTVRSEVWPEEVLSILEQYKLLNSLPASVKDVLGRPSPRWKENKDEIEKAENVLNAVIGSNSVALKCAGRRARELGFRPVVLSPGVCGDVRSVSRLYGLLARFACCQEEPPPEIAAEVLRLGPEVGVESWDLCRTMQVLDEGRTEGWGATCLLAGGEPTVELTGKGQGGRNQELALRVGLELRGLQLPPNGPVFLSGGTDGQDGPTEAAGAITDGGLYEEAQAQGLDINNFLTNNDSYSFFSHLSAGQHLLVPGLTCTNVMDVHMLLIPPIPINIR; encoded by the exons ATGGCACGTGTTCTTTCCTTGTTCCGACCTCAGCCTTTTCTGGCCCTTGTGGGCAGGAGGAAACCTACATTGTGCAAAATGTCAATGGACTCACGGGCACGCAAGGTGTTTGTAGCTGCAGTGGAGGCTGTGCAGCCAGACACTGTGGTGCGGCAGAGTATAGAGCGCAAGGAGGACTCAGTCATTATCAATGGTCAAAaattcacactgaaacacaacctGCACTTGGTTGGCTTTGGAAAAGCTGTACTGGGTATGGCTGCTGAGGCAGAGAGGATAGTGGGGGATCACTTAGTGAATGGAGTCATAAGTGTGCCACATGGGATTCAGCAGACATTAAAGCAGCATGGGAAAGA TCATCTgttgttaaaagaaaacagtcacatCAAAGTAATGGAGGGAGCCAAACACAACTTGCCTGACTCTGATGCCCAGAAGGCAGCTGAAGGAATCAAACAGTTAGCCAGTGAACTGACAGAGAAAGACTTGCTACTTGTActgatttcag GTGGAGGTTCTGCGCTTTTACCTGCACCCATCCCACCAATTTCGTTGCAAGAGAAACTGGATGTTACCCGCAAACTTGCAGCTGCTGGTGCCACTATTCAAGAGCTGAACACTGTACGTCGTGCCCTTTCTTTCTTAAAGGGTGGAGGGCTTGCACATTATGCTCACCCTGCACAG GTGGTTGCACTGATACTGTCTGATGTGATTGGAGATCCTCTGGACTTGATAGCCAGTGGCCCCACAGTCCGAAGTGAGGTGTGGCCTGAGGAAGTTTTGTCAATCCTTGAACAGTACAAGCTGTTGAACTCTCTACCAGCTTCAGTGAAGGATGTCCTTGGGAGACCAAGTCCCCGGTGGAAAGAGAACAAGGATGAAatagaaaaggcagaaaatgttcTTAATGCTGTTATTGGCTCCAACAGCGTCGCCCTCAAGTGCGCAGGTCGCCGGGCCCGAGAGCTAGGTTTCCGCCCTGTTGTTCTGTCACCAGGAGTGTGTGGCGATGTAAGGTCAGTCTCCAGACTTTACGGCCTCCTGGCCCGCTTTGCATGCTGTCAAGAGGAACCTCCTCCTGAGATTGCTGCTGAGGTGCTGAGGCTAGGGCCTGAAGTAGGTGTGGAGAGCTGGGACCTGTGCCGCACCATGCAGGTCTTAGATGAAGGGCGTACGGAAGGATGGGGTGCCACGTGTCTGTTAGCTGGAGGTGAGCCCACTGTGGAATTGACAGGAAAGGGTCAAGGTGGTCGGAACCAGGAGCTGGCTTTGCGAGTTGGACTGGAGCTGAGAGGCCTGCAGCTCCCACCTAATGGTCCTGTCTTCCTGAGTGGTGGAACTGATGGTCAGGATGGACCCACTGAGGCAGCAGGGGCCATTACCGATGGAGGTTTGTATGAAGAAGCACAAGCACAGGGGCTGGACATCAACAACTTCCTTACTAACAATGATTCTTActcatttttttcacatctttctgCTGGGCAACATTTACTTGTACCTGGCCTAACCTGCACCAATGTGATGGATGTGCACATGCTACTTATTCCACCGATTCCCATTAACATAAGATAA
- the tcta gene encoding T-cell leukemia translocation-altered gene protein homolog, whose translation MEEPWDFEFLSRIADSCLSFLSEFVDDWLANDMRVSIFKILLSWLIFSLVAIHFAWKVYGNTVNDMYYRQGTGQNGGTPDTAPHLSGWESKAGDTLKTHRD comes from the exons ATGGAGGAACCGTGGGACTTTGAGTTTTTGTCCCGCATCGCTGACAGCTGCTTATCGTTTCTCTCCGAGTTTGTGGACGACTGGCTCGCCAACGATATGAGAGTCTCCATATTTAAGATTTTACTAAGCTGGTTAATTTTTAGTCTTGTCGCAATTCACTTTGCATGGAAAGTCTACGGGAATACAGTGAACGATATGTATTACCGACAGG GGACTGGGCAGAACGGAGGCACACCTGACACAGCACCTCACCTGAGTGGATG GGAAAGTAAAGCAGGCGATACTCTGAAGACTCATCGAGATTAA
- the mon1bb gene encoding vacuolar fusion protein MON1 homolog B isoform X1, which produces MRDSGCLLCDWDGIMERDNHQEGEAQGVKICDSPSESNPPADTLATSLSLLGNHMFPDPVERNNGTTVVKEEPADLHLSDVTAQEQSLDAEHVSNQVKKLETEAAENSECQNNESTETTERGTEDAAIDNDQSDSGEFVVTMLAKAKLEEQGIGVKGRSSPLLEAGTQESPSFMSHRDEDVTADSWRQHRKHVFVLSEAGKPIYSRYGSEEALSSTMGVMMALVSFVQSSDNIIRSVYSEEHTVVFLQKGPLVLVCVSSSRQSEQQLRGELLYVYYQIISMLTQASISRIFEHKKNYDLRRLLAGSEKILDGLLNLVDSDPSFLLAAIHCLPLASSLRDSLSQILQKAITPNLVFSILIAKNQLLTIVQEKTVIEDTRLEPADVHLLLNLIGASSAFQAGEIWTPICLPLFNPDCYFYAYISYLDPPECTVCLLLLSTDKEAFYAVAECKRKIEEAMVAQNSLSLIAKAQSYSVSQVGVSDLRHFMYKPFDVPDNYRQLTQFTSPEMEAPYSSEGEKMRLLDLYRYMHSRIHSTSRPLKLIYHVAERETLLAWVTSKFELYTCFSPLVTKACAITAITKLLRWIKKEEDRLFIRYPPKYSTTPNPSKSSRGGKSDQQDSTDNGFLSLL; this is translated from the exons ATGAGAGATTCCGGATGTCTGCTGTG TGACTGGGATGGTATCATGGAGAGAGACAATCATCAAGAAGGAGAGGCACAGGGAGTGAAGATTTGTGATTCACCCTCAGAGAGCAATCCACCTG CTGACACCTTGGCaacttctctttccctcttggGCAATCACATGTTTCCTGACCCTGTGGAGAGAAACAACGGTACTACTGTTGTGAAAGAGGAGCCTGCAGATTTGCACCTGTCGGATGTTACAGCACAGGAGCAGAGTCTGGACGCAGAGCACGTTTCTAACCAGGTAAAAAAGCTAGAGACTGAGGCGGCAGAAAACTCTGAGTGTCAGAACAATGAATCCACCGAGACAACTGAAAGAGGAACTGAGGATGCTGCCATAGACAATGACCAGAGCGATTCTGGAGAGTTTGTTGTAACAATGTTGGCCAAGGCCAAGCTGGAGGAGCAAGGTATAGGTGTGAAGGGAAGGTCATCCCCCTTGCTGGAGGCAGGCACCCAGGAGTCTCCTTCATTTATGTCTCATCGTGATGAGGAtgtgacagctgacagctgGCGGCAGCACAGGAAGCATGTTTTTGTGCTAAGTGAAGCAGGCAAACCCATCTATTCTCGATATGGCAGTGAAGAGGCTCTGTCATCCACAATGGGAGTCATGATGGCATTGGTGTCCTTTGTCCAAAGTAGCGATAATATCATCCGCTCAGTCTATTCAG AGGAGCACACTGTGGTGTTCTTACAAAAAGGGCCCCTAGTGCTCGTGTGTGTCTCCAGCAGTCGtcagtctgagcagcagctgcgTGGAGAGCTCCTCTACGTATACTATCAGATCATCAGCATGCTCACGCAGGCCAGCATATCCCGCATCTTTGAACACAAGAAAAACTACGATCTGAGGAGACTCTTGGCAGGCTCAGAGAAGATCCTGGACGGCCTCCTCAACCTGGTAGATTCAGACCCCAGCTTCCTCCTCGCAGCAATACACTGCTTACCCCTAGCCTCCTCTCTCAGGGACTCTCTCAGCCAGATCCTGCAGAAAGCTATCACGCCCAATCTAGTTTTCTCCATCCTCATCGCCAAGAACCAGCTGCTCACCATCGTCCAAGAGAAGACCGTCATCGAGGACACCCGGCTGGAGCCTGCTGACGTCCACCTCTTGCTCAACCTCATCGGAGCCTCCTCTGCCTTTCAGGCTGGGGAGATCTGGACTCCCatctgcctccctctctttaATCCTGACTGTTACTTTTATGCATACATTTCTTACCTGGACCCTCCAGAAtgcactgtttgtttgctgctgctctcGACAGACAAGGAAGCTTTCTACGCTGTAGCTGAGTGCAAGAGGAAGATAGAGGAGGCCATGGTGGCTCAGAACTCCCTGAGCCTCATTGCCAAAGCCCAGTCATACAGCGTGAGCCAGGTGGGCGTCTCAGACCTCAGACACTTCATGTACAAGCCCTTTGATGTTCCAGACAACTACCGCCAGCTCACTCAGTtcaccag CCCAGAGATGGAGGCGCCGTACAGCAGTGAGGGGGAGAAAATGAGACTGCTCGACCTTTATCGTTATATGCACAGCCGCATCCACAGCACCTCACGACCCCTCAAGCTCATCTACCATGTCGCTGAGAGAGAAACTCTGCTAGCCTGG GTCACAAGTAAATTTGAGCTGTACACCTGCTTCAGTCCTCTGGTGACAAAGGCCTGTGCTATTACAGCTATCACTAAACTTCTAAGGTGGATTAAAAAGGAGGAGGACCGTCTCTTCATCAGATATCCCCCGAAGTATTCAACCACCCCAAACCCCAGCAAGAGCTCTCGAGGTGGAAAATCTGACCAGCAAGACTCCACAGACAACGGCTTCTTGTCTCTTCTATAG
- the mon1bb gene encoding vacuolar fusion protein MON1 homolog B isoform X2 translates to MERDNHQEGEAQGVKICDSPSESNPPADTLATSLSLLGNHMFPDPVERNNGTTVVKEEPADLHLSDVTAQEQSLDAEHVSNQVKKLETEAAENSECQNNESTETTERGTEDAAIDNDQSDSGEFVVTMLAKAKLEEQGIGVKGRSSPLLEAGTQESPSFMSHRDEDVTADSWRQHRKHVFVLSEAGKPIYSRYGSEEALSSTMGVMMALVSFVQSSDNIIRSVYSEEHTVVFLQKGPLVLVCVSSSRQSEQQLRGELLYVYYQIISMLTQASISRIFEHKKNYDLRRLLAGSEKILDGLLNLVDSDPSFLLAAIHCLPLASSLRDSLSQILQKAITPNLVFSILIAKNQLLTIVQEKTVIEDTRLEPADVHLLLNLIGASSAFQAGEIWTPICLPLFNPDCYFYAYISYLDPPECTVCLLLLSTDKEAFYAVAECKRKIEEAMVAQNSLSLIAKAQSYSVSQVGVSDLRHFMYKPFDVPDNYRQLTQFTSPEMEAPYSSEGEKMRLLDLYRYMHSRIHSTSRPLKLIYHVAERETLLAWVTSKFELYTCFSPLVTKACAITAITKLLRWIKKEEDRLFIRYPPKYSTTPNPSKSSRGGKSDQQDSTDNGFLSLL, encoded by the exons ATGGAGAGAGACAATCATCAAGAAGGAGAGGCACAGGGAGTGAAGATTTGTGATTCACCCTCAGAGAGCAATCCACCTG CTGACACCTTGGCaacttctctttccctcttggGCAATCACATGTTTCCTGACCCTGTGGAGAGAAACAACGGTACTACTGTTGTGAAAGAGGAGCCTGCAGATTTGCACCTGTCGGATGTTACAGCACAGGAGCAGAGTCTGGACGCAGAGCACGTTTCTAACCAGGTAAAAAAGCTAGAGACTGAGGCGGCAGAAAACTCTGAGTGTCAGAACAATGAATCCACCGAGACAACTGAAAGAGGAACTGAGGATGCTGCCATAGACAATGACCAGAGCGATTCTGGAGAGTTTGTTGTAACAATGTTGGCCAAGGCCAAGCTGGAGGAGCAAGGTATAGGTGTGAAGGGAAGGTCATCCCCCTTGCTGGAGGCAGGCACCCAGGAGTCTCCTTCATTTATGTCTCATCGTGATGAGGAtgtgacagctgacagctgGCGGCAGCACAGGAAGCATGTTTTTGTGCTAAGTGAAGCAGGCAAACCCATCTATTCTCGATATGGCAGTGAAGAGGCTCTGTCATCCACAATGGGAGTCATGATGGCATTGGTGTCCTTTGTCCAAAGTAGCGATAATATCATCCGCTCAGTCTATTCAG AGGAGCACACTGTGGTGTTCTTACAAAAAGGGCCCCTAGTGCTCGTGTGTGTCTCCAGCAGTCGtcagtctgagcagcagctgcgTGGAGAGCTCCTCTACGTATACTATCAGATCATCAGCATGCTCACGCAGGCCAGCATATCCCGCATCTTTGAACACAAGAAAAACTACGATCTGAGGAGACTCTTGGCAGGCTCAGAGAAGATCCTGGACGGCCTCCTCAACCTGGTAGATTCAGACCCCAGCTTCCTCCTCGCAGCAATACACTGCTTACCCCTAGCCTCCTCTCTCAGGGACTCTCTCAGCCAGATCCTGCAGAAAGCTATCACGCCCAATCTAGTTTTCTCCATCCTCATCGCCAAGAACCAGCTGCTCACCATCGTCCAAGAGAAGACCGTCATCGAGGACACCCGGCTGGAGCCTGCTGACGTCCACCTCTTGCTCAACCTCATCGGAGCCTCCTCTGCCTTTCAGGCTGGGGAGATCTGGACTCCCatctgcctccctctctttaATCCTGACTGTTACTTTTATGCATACATTTCTTACCTGGACCCTCCAGAAtgcactgtttgtttgctgctgctctcGACAGACAAGGAAGCTTTCTACGCTGTAGCTGAGTGCAAGAGGAAGATAGAGGAGGCCATGGTGGCTCAGAACTCCCTGAGCCTCATTGCCAAAGCCCAGTCATACAGCGTGAGCCAGGTGGGCGTCTCAGACCTCAGACACTTCATGTACAAGCCCTTTGATGTTCCAGACAACTACCGCCAGCTCACTCAGTtcaccag CCCAGAGATGGAGGCGCCGTACAGCAGTGAGGGGGAGAAAATGAGACTGCTCGACCTTTATCGTTATATGCACAGCCGCATCCACAGCACCTCACGACCCCTCAAGCTCATCTACCATGTCGCTGAGAGAGAAACTCTGCTAGCCTGG GTCACAAGTAAATTTGAGCTGTACACCTGCTTCAGTCCTCTGGTGACAAAGGCCTGTGCTATTACAGCTATCACTAAACTTCTAAGGTGGATTAAAAAGGAGGAGGACCGTCTCTTCATCAGATATCCCCCGAAGTATTCAACCACCCCAAACCCCAGCAAGAGCTCTCGAGGTGGAAAATCTGACCAGCAAGACTCCACAGACAACGGCTTCTTGTCTCTTCTATAG